The Pseudomonas iranensis genome includes a window with the following:
- a CDS encoding helix-turn-helix domain-containing protein — protein sequence MNKETCASSQKDPAKQTGQLKPWQIQRAKQLMLDNLDAHISVAAIAQACALSRSHFTRQFKKSTLVSPKEWMREQRILRGKQLLQTSRLLVAEIALECGFFDQSHFSRTFVQTEGVTPRAWKQNSQSPAL from the coding sequence ATGAACAAGGAAACATGCGCGTCCTCACAAAAGGATCCGGCTAAACAAACCGGACAATTGAAACCCTGGCAGATCCAGCGCGCCAAGCAGCTGATGCTCGATAACCTGGACGCACATATCTCCGTGGCAGCTATCGCACAGGCGTGTGCGCTGTCGCGCAGCCATTTCACTCGTCAGTTCAAAAAAAGCACTCTCGTCTCACCCAAAGAATGGATGCGAGAGCAAAGGATTCTACGGGGCAAGCAGCTGCTTCAGACGTCAAGATTGTTGGTTGCAGAGATCGCACTAGAATGTGGTTTCTTTGATCAGTCTCACTTCAGTCGAACATTTGTGCAAACCGAAGGTGTGACTCCCAGGGCTTGGAAACAGAACAGTCAATCGCCTGCGCTGTGA
- a CDS encoding Rid family hydrolase produces the protein MAASQPHGKNTAYWGVSWEEGYGYPQARKVGNEIYISGQFNHDEEGNLVAPAPLNSEGKPSDFSSIGEQMRASYDNIAKLLALYGVTLDDVVEETLYVLDMDAAFAVVGDVRKAAYRTERPQCASNIIGVSRLAQRSQLIEIVCKAVIGSRAD, from the coding sequence ATGGCTGCCTCACAACCGCACGGCAAAAACACCGCTTACTGGGGAGTCTCATGGGAGGAGGGCTACGGCTATCCCCAGGCCAGAAAAGTCGGAAACGAGATCTATATCTCGGGTCAGTTCAACCACGATGAGGAGGGTAATCTCGTTGCTCCCGCGCCCCTGAATAGCGAGGGTAAACCCAGCGATTTCTCGTCGATAGGAGAGCAAATGCGCGCCTCCTACGACAATATCGCCAAGCTGCTCGCGCTCTATGGAGTAACCCTTGATGATGTCGTCGAAGAAACGCTGTACGTATTGGATATGGACGCGGCATTCGCCGTCGTAGGTGATGTGCGCAAAGCCGCATATCGCACTGAGCGGCCACAGTGCGCGAGCAATATCATCGGTGTATCCAGGTTGGCTCAACGTTCACAGCTGATTGAAATTGTCTGCAAAGCTGTCATCGGATCTCGCGCCGACTAA
- a CDS encoding LysR family transcriptional regulator — MLGVKPSSKKASTTPPVPTGVTQNLSDAVSQLSWDDLRIIKTLSECGNRATTAKRLGINVSTVSRRVAQVEKTLGVALFDHRRSGYMLTPEGIELKALAERVELDIVSVTRRVSRAGQGPQGKLRITTSDSLLLYFLTPIIADFKALNEGIAIEVLVGNETLSLARDESDVAVRATKKPAESLVGRKLASIAWAPYGSIKHATITPFAEGQRWVSYSAGLCGLKAKSYVEDRIGADCISYRTDSVAAASVAIAAGLGYGFLPCMLGDITPGLTRVGPVVRELQDELWLLTHQDIRKSWRVKAFMTFCAAAVAHQKPLIEGQLDLPVAQGETGSVS; from the coding sequence ATGCTTGGCGTGAAACCGTCATCAAAAAAAGCTTCAACCACTCCGCCCGTACCAACCGGCGTCACCCAGAATTTAAGCGATGCTGTAAGTCAGCTTTCTTGGGACGACTTGCGAATCATCAAAACGCTAAGCGAATGCGGTAATAGAGCCACGACAGCGAAACGGTTGGGGATCAATGTATCCACCGTATCGCGTCGCGTGGCTCAAGTGGAAAAGACACTTGGGGTCGCCCTATTTGACCACCGTCGCTCTGGGTACATGCTCACGCCAGAAGGCATCGAGTTAAAGGCGCTCGCCGAACGCGTCGAGCTTGATATCGTCAGCGTTACACGTCGGGTTTCTCGGGCAGGTCAAGGGCCACAGGGAAAGCTTCGGATCACTACCAGCGACTCCCTGCTTTTGTATTTCCTCACGCCGATCATCGCCGACTTCAAGGCGCTTAATGAAGGAATTGCCATCGAGGTGCTGGTCGGCAACGAGACGTTAAGTCTCGCCCGCGATGAATCTGACGTAGCGGTAAGAGCGACCAAAAAACCTGCCGAAAGTCTCGTCGGGCGCAAGCTCGCTTCGATCGCATGGGCGCCTTATGGCAGCATAAAACACGCGACTATTACCCCCTTCGCAGAAGGCCAGCGATGGGTGTCGTATTCCGCAGGATTATGTGGACTGAAGGCCAAAAGCTACGTCGAAGACAGAATCGGCGCCGACTGTATTTCTTATCGTACGGACTCCGTCGCGGCCGCGAGCGTCGCCATTGCGGCAGGACTTGGTTACGGCTTTCTTCCGTGCATGCTGGGAGACATTACGCCTGGGTTAACACGCGTAGGGCCAGTTGTGCGCGAACTACAGGACGAGCTCTGGCTGCTTACGCATCAGGACATTCGAAAGTCATGGAGAGTCAAAGCATTCATGACTTTTTGTGCAGCAGCCGTAGCGCATCAAAAGCCTTTGATCGAAGGGCAATTGGATCTCCCGGTTGCGCAGGGCGAAACCGGGAGCGTCTCTTAG